Part of the Bacillus cereus group sp. RP43 genome is shown below.
CTATCTGGAAAGAGCATGTCATGAACAGCGGAGCCTTCACGAAGAAACTCTGGATTAGAAACGATATTAAAAAGTGAGGATTCTACACCTTTTTTTATAAGCATTTCCCGCATGAGTTGATTGGTACCTGGTGGAACCGTACTTTTCGTGATAATGGTTTTATATGATTTTATAGTTTGAGCTAACATATCGATAACAGAGTAAATATATGTTAAATCTGTTTTTCCATTAGACATGGAAGGAGTTCCTACAGCAATAAGAATAACTGGTGTTTGTTGAATAACTTGATCAACATCACTACGGAATTGTAACCGTTTTCGATGTTTGTGCATAAGTTCTGTTAAACCTGGTTCATAGATAGGATACTCTCCTTTTTGGAGAGCGTTAACTTTATTTTGATCTTTATCAACACAGATAACATGATGTCCTAAATCGGCTAATACTACTGCTGATGTTAGTCCAACATAGCCAGAGCCTATAATACATATATCCATAAAATGATCACCCTTCTGAAATTAGTGCTAGTTTTTAGTTTAATATTGGTGGATAAGTACAATTGGTGACATATGAAAAGATCTACTCGTACCAGAAATGAGAAGAGATGATAAGGTAAAAGCTTTTTGATTTAGCGAATATTTGATAGTCTGTACGTAGTCCTAGCAATACTCCTGTGTAATCTTCTGGATACATATCTCCACTATATTGTTCACAGGAAAAGATAGGTGGAATAGTCCAATCGCCTATATTAATCACATCAAATCCTCTTACAACAGAATAAGGAATATTCTCTGTTGCATCACATTTTCCTACAGAAGAGGTTATACAAAATCGCCCTTTACAACGATAAGATCTTTTCGAACTTGATGACAACCCTCACATCCAAACAATTTAAATTCATTTTTAAGGTATCCGAATCGTATGAATTTTAAAATTCATTCCAAAGAGATTTATTGAATTTTTATACCATATTTGATTATAAATTGTTCCTAATGATTATGTCTATTAAAGAAAATACGTTTCAGTATATTTGGTTCCATAACTAAAAACTATCATAACCTGAACGGTTATGATAGTTCCAGATTTTGTACGATGTCCCATGCATAGCAGGGGGTTTTTAAGTCAAAATCCAAACAAAAAACCTATATTTTCGTGGTTTAATAAAAAGGATCAGATGCCTTTTTATTAAGCTTTCTTAAATTGGTCGAAATTACCATATGTAAATGTGACAACTTATGCAATGTTTATGTTGACATATATGGTAAGCGCTTTTATAATCAATTTGACAATAATGAAAATCACTATCATTTAGGGGTAGTAGGGGGAAATAATTCATGACATTCAAGTTAAAAGTATTATCTGCAGCTGCGGTAACATCTCTTCTTTTTACAGGTTGTGCAAAAGAGGAAACAAAAGCATCGGAAGCACAAGATAAAAAGACAGAACAGACTGTGAAAAAAGAAGAAACAAAACAACAAGAAGCTGACTTTGTACAAGCTTACAAAGATGGGATAGCTGAACTTGAAAAAGCGAAAGATGGCAAAGAGGTTGACTTCGATAAGGTAACAAAGCTATATAAAGAAAAATTACAATCACTTGTTCAAAAGCGTGACGGTGAATTCAGTGAACAAATCGACCAAACAATTACAGCTGCATTAGAAGCAGGAAAAAAGAAAGAAATGGAACCAATGGTTGTAAAGCAACTATTTGATAAATTAATGCAAAAAGAATTCTTCCAATCAATGCGCCATGATTTTAAAGAAATTGATACAAACTGGGGCAAAAAAGATGTTGTGAAAAAAGAAATGGATGAAGCACTTGCGTTTTATAAGGGTGTAGAAGGTACAGTTGGAAAACGCGATACAGCATATGGTACACAAATGACTTCTCAAATTAAAGGCGGCTTTGATGAAATGCAAGCAGCCATTGATAAAGACGACAAACTGGCATTTGCACTTGGTAAGCAAGTTGTAGATAAAACAATAATGAAAACGTTCTATTTTGCGACAGGTGGAGTTCCACATGGCTATGCTACAAAAATGGTAGAAGCAGCAAAAACTGATGAGAAGACAGCGAAAATTGAACAAGCAGAGGGATGGGCATTTTATCAAGCTATCTACTCGTATATGAAAAAAGCAGCTCCTGAAGATGCGGACTTTATCTTAAAGCAGTTTGACCTAAAAACGGATGTGAAAACAGTGGATGCAAAAGCTGTAAATCAAGCATTTGTACGTGGTTTCGCAAAAGTTGCATTAGGTGAGTATAAAGAAAGTCAAGAAAACTTCGGAAAAGACAAAGGTCCTATTACAGCGTTAGAAGGTGCATTGTTCATTAATATCATCGAAAATGATTTAAAAACAGTGCTTGGTGAGCAGGAAACAGCAGAGTTAACAAAAACAGCACAGTCTTATTTAGAGGCAGTAAAAGCTAAAAAGAAAGAAGAGGCTGATAAATTGTTACCACAGCTTGAGTCTGCGCTAAATAAAGCTGTTGAAGTAGCGAAATAGTCTGCGGATACGATATTGTTTTTTTGAAGAAACCTTGTTTTGACAGGGTTTCTTCTTTTACATGATGTGATAGAGAGTAGTGAAATGAATGAAAGTATTAATTACTGGTGGAGCAGGCTTTATTGGAAGTCACCTTGCTTTGAAACTGTTAGCACAGGGAAAGCAAGTGGTGTTACTTGATAATTTCCACTCTTACTATGCAAAATCAAGAAAACAGTTTCAACTTGAACAAGTTCAACGATATGGAAAGGTTCCGTTTTACGAGTGCGATATTTTGCATAAAGAAGATGTGAAAGCTGTCATGCAACAAGAGAAGGTTGATGCAGTTATTCATTTAGCTGGATTTCCAGGTGTGAGACCATCGCTTGAAATGCCAGGCGCTTATATTGATATTAATATAAAAGGGACAAGTAACGTATTAACATGTGCAGGAGAAGAAAATGTAAAGAAAGTTATTGTAGCATCCTCTTCTTCCGTGTATGGAGAGCAAACAGGAATGCCTTTGAAGGAGGAAATGGCACATGGTCGTGTCTTATCTCCTTATGCAGCATCGAAATACGGGATGGAGTCACTTTGCCATGCTTATCAATATATGTATGGATTTCAAATGAACATTTTACGATTCTTTACTGTATATGGTCCGTGGGGGCGTCCTGATATGGCGATAGCAAGCTTTATTCGAAAATTATTACATGGTGAAGAAATTGTTGTATATGGAAAGGGAACAGGAAGAGATTACACATACATTGATGATATTACAGAAGGGATTACTCTTGCGTTAGAGTCGAATAGAAGTGATGTCTACAATCTAGGTTCGAATGCACCAATTTTAATGACTGAATTGCTTGCACAGTTAGAGAAACATTTCCCACTTATGTGCGTAAATAGAGAAGCGCATCGTCAAGGGGATGTAACATCGACGTGGGCTGATATTTCGAAGGCGAAAAATCAGCTGGGATATGAACCTCGTGTATCATTTGCAGAAGGGTTGGAACGGACTATTGCTTGGGCGAAAAAATATCCGGATACTGTTTAATCTTTGTGGTATTTTCTTGTTATGTGTTTTTTTGGTTATATCGTGGCAATCATTTGAAATGTCTTCTTTGTGGGGACAACTATATGAGTTATGGAAACATCCTTATACCTTAGTGTTTCTTATTGTAATGTATGGTGTTGCATTTTTCTTTCGTGCATACGCTTGGAAATTGTATCTTCATCATCATATTACAATGAAAGAGGCTTTGTATGGATTGTTTTATAGTTTATTTATTAATCATGTTTCTCCATTGAAAGTAGGGGATGCTGTTCGCATTGCGATCATTACAAAAGAAAAGAAAGTGACGTTAGGAGAAGCGACACAATCAGTTGTTATACTTCGTATATTAGATTTGCTTATTCTTGGTGTATTTGGAACAGTAGGGATGTTTATATTGTGGGGGAATGTTTTACTGAATGTTCCCGTTATCCTCGCTTGTATATGTATCGGAAGTGGGACGTTGTTTCTTTTGTATAAGAAAGTACCGCAATTTGTAGAGGGGCAGTGGAAGCAATTAAAGGCAGTTTTGTTTACAATACAAGGCGTTATCATTCTCTTACTAATTGTACTGAGCTGGATTTGCGAAGCTTTTGTAATTTATGAAATTGCGAGTTCTCTTACATTCATACAAGCGGTTTGGGTGAATAGTATGACCATCGCAGGACAAGTATTTCAATTAACACCAGGCGGTCTTGGAACATATGAAACGGTAATGACGTTTGCGCTAAGAGCGCTTGGAGTAGGGGAAGTAGTAGCATATGAATGGTCATTAATGAGTCACGGTTTTAAATTTATATTTTCTTACGGTGTGGGTGCAATCCTGCTCGTCTTATACCCAATGGAATTGCGTTCACTAGTCAGTCAGAAGGGGGAAAACATCCGGTGGAAGAAGTAAAAAAAGCATCAAAGTTTGAAAAAGTTGCAGCCCGCTGCTGGAACTTACTAAATGAAGGAAAACCGTTTACACCTATTTTTGTATTCGGTACATTTTTATTGTTTTCTATTTCGCAGTTTGGACAAACTGGTTTTATTTCAGCATTTTTTAGTAGTTTTGTCCTCATTGTACCTTTACTTGTTTTATATTATTTGTTTGATTTCCCATTGTTTTTAAGAAACTATTTATGGTTCCCGTTTATTGCATATCTAATTGTATTTAAGATGGTCCATTTGCCATTATTCTTTTTTGCATTAGGACTATATTTCTTCTTTACAATTCTATTTTGGGGAACTTTATATTATCATTTGCGAATTGGTACATCATGGTTGAACTTCACACGGTTTTGGAAGCTGGTTTTAAAAAATAGTGATTCTACAAGTGGGAATGCACAAGAACAGATGCCAAAGTTCTTACTATTACTTTCGCTTTGGTATTACTATTACGATTTCTTTCAAGCAGGCGGTACATTTAACGGTGTAGATTGGAAAGTGCTGTGTATATTTTATGGTGCTCTTCTTATATATACGCTTATTTTACACCGTAATTTATTTGATTGGCAGCCAAAGGCAATTTCTAGCTATACAGAAAACATGCCTGAAAATCAAAAGGCATTAAATGAAAAAGTAGTTGTGATTGTGATAGATGGTATGCGAAAAGATCGTTTTGAGGCAGCACATACACCGTACTTAGATTCCCTTCGAAAACAAGGGACAGAGTTTTTAAATATGGAAACTGTATATCCAGCTCGTACAGTTGTATGTTTCTCATCTATGTTTACAGGAACGTATTCTTTTGAGCATGGAATTAAATCGAATATGGTTTGGAAGCATGGAGTGAACGTGGAGAGTATTTTTGATTCTCTTCGTAAAGTGGATAAAACAGGGAAGATGTTGGCGGTTGCTCATCTTGTCGACGCGTTTGGCGATGATGTGGAAACATTTACTGCTGTGATGAAAAATGATGTTGTTGACTCGAAAATTATGGAGAAAGCAAGAAAGATTATGGATGAACAAGATCCAGATCTATTTATCGTCCAGCTTATTTCTACAGATCAAACAGGTCATAGCCGCGGCGTACTATATGATGAATATTTACAAAAAATTCATGAAGCAGATCAGCATGTGAAGCAATTTATTGAGCATTTAGAGAAAACAGGAAAAGCAGAAAATACGACATTTATCATTTGTGCAGATCATGGACAAGCGGATGGGATTGGTGGTCATGGGCATTTAGACGAAGGAGAACGGTTTGTACCATTCTTTATGTGTGGTCCTCATATCGCTCAAGGTATAAAAGTAGAAGAAAAGAAGAGTCTTGTTTCTATGGCCCCTACAATTGCTTATTTATTAGGAGCACCGTATCCATCTCATAGTCGTGGTCCTGTCTTAGTAGAAGCGCTAAAGGAGCAGGAAAAAGAATGAAAGTAATTGTTTTTATACCTGCATTAAATGAAGAGGATTCTATTGCACAGGTTATTCAAAAGGTACCGCGCCATTTTCATCCAAGTGTAAAGGTAGAAGTGCTTATTATCGATGATGGATCAACTGATAGAACGGTAGATGTTGCAAAAAAAGCCGGGGCTGATCACATCGTTTCATTTGCAAAAAACGGAGGACTTGGTGCAGCCGTTCGAGCAGGTTTGCAGGAAAGCTATCGTCTTGGGGCTGACATTAGTGTAATGATTGATGCTGATGATGAGTACCCAGCTAATGAAATTCCGAATGTACTTGAACCTATCTTTACTGGAGAAGCAGATTATACGATGGGTTCTCGTTTTCGGGGAACCATTCAAGGAATGAGATTACATCGACGTCTTGGGAATTATTGCTTTACGACGCTACAATGTTTGTTATTGCGAAAGTGGATTCGCGATGGACAATCAGGTATGCGTGCTTTTTCTAGACAAGCGATGGAGCATGGGGAAATTATTCATGATTATAACTATGCCCAAGTTATTACTTTGAATTTAGTACGAAAAGGCTTTCGAGTACAAGAAGTACCGATTACGTATAAAGTAAGAGAAACAGGCGATTCTTTCATATCTTTTCGTAAGTATATGACGCGTGTGCTTCCGGCAATTTGGAAAGAAATGAAGCGTCCAGTAGAGAAAGTTATAATTGACTATACTGCACATGTATTAACAGAAGATAAGAGGTGCTCGTAGCGAGCGGTTCTTATCTTAATAATGAAAGTGGTAATAATTATCGTTAACCTCGGGAGGAACGTTCATGAAAAGAATCATTACATCATTATTTGTTGGTATTTTCTTAATATTCTCAGTGCAAACAAGTACATTTGCTTATTCGTATGGAAATCCGAACGAAGAAAAAGTAGCTGAAGCATACAAGCAGATGGTTACCAAGTTAGATGAAAATCCGGCAAACTTTAAAGAAGCAAAAAAAGTATATGAAAATGTGCAAGAAGAAATTGATCAGCATATGGGAAAAGAACCTTCTAAAGCAATGATGAAGGACTTTGATAAACAAAATAAAGAAGATATTATTGCTGATATGCAAAAAATTCTTGCGCTTAATATTAATCGTCGTTTAACAAATGTAGATGAAAATTTTAAAGACTATGATACAAGCAAACGTTTATTAGCTAAAGCATTTGCTACATATGAAGCATTATCACCAGTTGTTGGTGAGCACAATAAAGAGCTGGATAACAAGCTAAAGGATGAATTTAATAAAGCGTTAGAATCATTAGGAAATCCGGGCTTATTTGGAGTAGGTCAAAAAGAAGCAAATCAAGAGGCTTTTAAGAAAAGCAAAGACGTTATTTTAACAGAGTTACAAAAAGAGTTTAAAATTAAAGACTTTAAAGTAGGACACTTTAGTGCAAATAGTCAAGAAGATAAAGCAGTTTCTGATAAAACGGAAAAAACAGAGTGGACAGATTTAAGCAGCCTGAAAAACTGGGCTCCAATCGTAGTTATTGTACTTATACTTGTTGGGGTCATTGTATATGCTGTAAGAAAACGCAAGTAGGGATGAGGGGGAAGAGTAATGCAACTTCAGGCATTTCTCATTACATTTCGTGAAGTATTAGAAGCATTGCTTATCGTTGGGATTATTACAACGTACTTAAAGCGCACAGATAGTAAGCAGTATGTAAAATATGTTTGGCTAGGAGCAGGGCTTGCGGTTGTAGCAAGTTATATTGTCGCCCTAGTCTTTCAAGTTGTATTTACTGGTTTTGCTGCTATGGGTAGCGAAATGTATTTAAAAATATCCATTATTTTCGTTTCAGCCATTTTACTTACACAAATGGTATTTTGGATGGCAGAACATAGTAAGAATATGACAGCCAATATGGAAAATAAAATGAATCAGTATATTACGGCTGGAAATATAATTGGAATGGTCGTGCATTCTTTTCTTGTTGTACTTCGAGAAGGTGTAGAAACAGTTTTTTTCTTTGCAGCGATTACAGGAGGAAACATCGGGGAAGCGATGAAAGGCTGGGGAGCTATATCTGGTCTACTCGTTGCAGCGGTTGTTAGCTTCTTATTCTTTAAAGGAACGATGCGTATTTCACTCAAAGTATTCTTTAAAGTAACAGGTGCATTTATCGTATTAATTGCAGCAGGACTTCTTGTACAAGGTGTTTCTATGCTTCAAGATTTAAAGATACTTGGCAGCGTAATGCCGCACGTATATGATATTACATGGCTACTACCAGAGCATCCAATCGATTATGCTCATTATTTGCGTGATCATGGTACTGCACCTCTTCTTTCCGGTGATTTAGGTATTTTCTTAAAAGCATTTTTAGGATATTCATCGATGCCATCTCTTGAAGAAGTACTTGTATATATTGGATATTTTGTTGTGTTGTACATGTTAATTATCTTTAAAAAACCTGTTAAAACAAAGAAAGAAATAAATGAAGAAAATAAGTCAGTTAGTTAAAGTACAAGGTGTTTTCCTTGTACTTTTTTTGCAGAAAGGAAATGAGATGAAACAAGTATTACGTATATGGGCAGTTATCCTGGTTATTAGTGTGATTTGTATTCGTTTTTTCTATGCAAGTCCGTTTGCAGCAACGTGGGACGAAGTTGATTTTACACTTGCATTAAAGCAATATGACATATTAGCGATGCAGCCACATTTCCCGGGATATCCTCTTTTTATTTTAGGGGGAATGATAACGCATATTTTTATAGAAAGCCCTGTGCAATCGTTAGGGATTTTTAATGCCATCATGGCACTCGGCGCAGCTTTTCCGATGTATTGGATTGCACGCCATTATGTAAATAAAACGAGCGCTCTTATTGTTGTAGCTGTCTTACAAACGAGCGGGTATTTCTCTATTTTAGTAACGCAGCCCATGTCAGAGGGCGCAGCGTTAGCAATCGTATGGTGGTATATATGGAGTATAGAACGTGCCTTTCGTACAAAGCGTTTTCAAACTCAATTTTGGCCAATTCTCTTCTTTGCGCTATTAATGGGTATACGGTTATCATATGCACCGTTTGGAATTGTACTTATATTGTTATTATGGCAACAATGGCATGAAGAAAAATGGCGGTTTATAATCTTATTTTGTACAGCTGTCCTTTCGCAACTAGTTTGGATCAGCGCTCTTATTTGGAACATTGGTGGAATCACGGGATTGTTGGAAATTTCTTTCGGATTTGTAGAAGGGCATTTTACCGAATGGGGTGGAGCAGTTACAGAAACAAGTGAACCACTTATTTCACGTCTCTATCGTTTACTTTCTGAAAACATCGTCTTTGCAGGAATAGGTATTTACTCTTATTATCTGGTAGGTTTCTTTTTTTTCTTTTTGTTTCTATTTATTTTACAATGGAAAAACATACGTTGCTATCCCAAGGTTTTAATTGCTCTTGGAATTTTCTATTTTCTTTGGAATTTACTTGGACAAAATATTGATAAACCTCGTCATTCTTATCCGATTGTAGCGATGTTACTTTGCGTACTTGCTATTTCATGGTTAAAAATACATCGTGGTATTATATTGCTATTGTTTGCAACCAGTCAACTTATGATGAGTATACCGCTTATGAAAGAACAACAAGTGGAGGTACCGGCAACATATCAACTTGCGTCATATTTGGAGGGAAAACAACAGCCGTTTATTGTATACACTTGGGAAGAGACGAGGGTTATGGAATATTTACAAATGCCGTATGAACATAAACGTTTTTACACATATTCCTATTTTTTACAAGATAAAAAATATCATAAAAATGATAATATATATGTTACGAATCACCTCATTGAAGGATTTCAAAAACAAGGGATTAATATAGAAGGGCAAGTTGAAAAGGAAGCTGTCTTTTATTCGAATCCATTATTTGATCCTGTTTATCATAAAATAGTTTTATATAAGTGGAAAAAGGATTCTGTTGCAAAGTTTATTCAAGAATAGAGTAACCTAGCTAAAAGTTCTTGATTTTATTCGATGATTAATAAAATTTGTAATTCATCATACCTCGAAAAACAGAAACTTGGGTTCAGATTTCGGTTCGTTTTTTTATAAAGCGATGATCTTGTTCTACTATGTTATTCAAGTATTTTTTTTGTCTAAGTTGCATACCGTTAGGTATGCTTTTTTTCACTGTTCAATTGCTATAGGAAAAACGGGATTCTTATTGAATGTTATAACACATGGCATATATATTCACTATATATTGTTTTTATAAAGAGTTCTACATTAAATATTCCTAATAATTTAATGTAGGATATTATACTCGTATTAGGTTATTAGGAACATTTAATGTTGTTTCACAACTGAAAGGGAATTGAAAAAAAACTGAAACTTTTCTCATAAAAATTCAATCTTACTTGAAAAATGAAAGGAAAATGAAATTTTTCAAAAGGAATTCTTTGTTAAGATAAAAAGCATACATACAAAAAAGTATTGACATATCTCAAAAAATGTATTTTCGAGATATAGTGGGGGAAAAGATGAGATTAGAAAAACAATTAATAAAAAAGATGTATTATGAAACATTCCTAATGGAGAATGAAACGCACCCACCTCTTCAAGTACTTGGAGAAGCTTATGTAAACGAAGAAAAAAATGAGATTTCTGATGGATCTTATATTCGTTTTGCACAAGGTGAATTTTATTATCACCATCAAGATTTTGAAGCAGCTATTTTTAAATGGGAGAAAGTTAGTAATGAATTAGCACCATGGGCACAAAAAAATATTGCGGATGCTTACTTCGAACTTAACCAATTATCAGTTGCTGAAAATGTGTATACTTCTATTACTACTGATAACAAAATACTGATGACCGAAATTGTACTGCAATTACTGTCTCTTTACATCGAGCAAAATAATTTTGATTCAGCTTTCGCTGTTATTAAAGAAGCGGTTTCTTTAAATCCCGATTATCCAAACGTCACAACAATTGCCCGTTCCTTTTATGAAGAACAGCAAGATTTTGATAGTGCGGTAGAGCTTGCTGTGA
Proteins encoded:
- a CDS encoding SDR family NAD(P)-dependent oxidoreductase — its product is MKVLITGGAGFIGSHLALKLLAQGKQVVLLDNFHSYYAKSRKQFQLEQVQRYGKVPFYECDILHKEDVKAVMQQEKVDAVIHLAGFPGVRPSLEMPGAYIDINIKGTSNVLTCAGEENVKKVIVASSSSVYGEQTGMPLKEEMAHGRVLSPYAASKYGMESLCHAYQYMYGFQMNILRFFTVYGPWGRPDMAIASFIRKLLHGEEIVVYGKGTGRDYTYIDDITEGITLALESNRSDVYNLGSNAPILMTELLAQLEKHFPLMCVNREAHRQGDVTSTWADISKAKNQLGYEPRVSFAEGLERTIAWAKKYPDTV
- a CDS encoding lysylphosphatidylglycerol synthase transmembrane domain-containing protein, coding for MLGRKNIRILFNLCGIFLLCVFLVISWQSFEMSSLWGQLYELWKHPYTLVFLIVMYGVAFFFRAYAWKLYLHHHITMKEALYGLFYSLFINHVSPLKVGDAVRIAIITKEKKVTLGEATQSVVILRILDLLILGVFGTVGMFILWGNVLLNVPVILACICIGSGTLFLLYKKVPQFVEGQWKQLKAVLFTIQGVIILLLIVLSWICEAFVIYEIASSLTFIQAVWVNSMTIAGQVFQLTPGGLGTYETVMTFALRALGVGEVVAYEWSLMSHGFKFIFSYGVGAILLVLYPMELRSLVSQKGENIRWKK
- a CDS encoding alkaline phosphatase family protein, with product MEEVKKASKFEKVAARCWNLLNEGKPFTPIFVFGTFLLFSISQFGQTGFISAFFSSFVLIVPLLVLYYLFDFPLFLRNYLWFPFIAYLIVFKMVHLPLFFFALGLYFFFTILFWGTLYYHLRIGTSWLNFTRFWKLVLKNSDSTSGNAQEQMPKFLLLLSLWYYYYDFFQAGGTFNGVDWKVLCIFYGALLIYTLILHRNLFDWQPKAISSYTENMPENQKALNEKVVVIVIDGMRKDRFEAAHTPYLDSLRKQGTEFLNMETVYPARTVVCFSSMFTGTYSFEHGIKSNMVWKHGVNVESIFDSLRKVDKTGKMLAVAHLVDAFGDDVETFTAVMKNDVVDSKIMEKARKIMDEQDPDLFIVQLISTDQTGHSRGVLYDEYLQKIHEADQHVKQFIEHLEKTGKAENTTFIICADHGQADGIGGHGHLDEGERFVPFFMCGPHIAQGIKVEEKKSLVSMAPTIAYLLGAPYPSHSRGPVLVEALKEQEKE
- a CDS encoding glycosyltransferase family 2 protein; protein product: MKVIVFIPALNEEDSIAQVIQKVPRHFHPSVKVEVLIIDDGSTDRTVDVAKKAGADHIVSFAKNGGLGAAVRAGLQESYRLGADISVMIDADDEYPANEIPNVLEPIFTGEADYTMGSRFRGTIQGMRLHRRLGNYCFTTLQCLLLRKWIRDGQSGMRAFSRQAMEHGEIIHDYNYAQVITLNLVRKGFRVQEVPITYKVRETGDSFISFRKYMTRVLPAIWKEMKRPVEKVIIDYTAHVLTEDKRCS
- a CDS encoding FTR1 family protein, whose translation is MQLQAFLITFREVLEALLIVGIITTYLKRTDSKQYVKYVWLGAGLAVVASYIVALVFQVVFTGFAAMGSEMYLKISIIFVSAILLTQMVFWMAEHSKNMTANMENKMNQYITAGNIIGMVVHSFLVVLREGVETVFFFAAITGGNIGEAMKGWGAISGLLVAAVVSFLFFKGTMRISLKVFFKVTGAFIVLIAAGLLVQGVSMLQDLKILGSVMPHVYDITWLLPEHPIDYAHYLRDHGTAPLLSGDLGIFLKAFLGYSSMPSLEEVLVYIGYFVVLYMLIIFKKPVKTKKEINEENKSVS